One window of the Brevundimonas goettingensis genome contains the following:
- the rdgB gene encoding RdgB/HAM1 family non-canonical purine NTP pyrophosphatase, translating into MKLKLIKGMRLVAATHNPGKVPEIAALLDGNYEIVTAGELNLPEPDETETTFGGNAMLKARHAARLSGEVSLADDSGLSVLALDGAPSIFSARWAGPSKDFALAMRKVEERLEEIGSTDRRAWFTSALAVAWPDGPCVVVEGEVHGELTFPPRGTRGFGYDPIFIPEGFDQTFGEMEPAAKDAMSHRARAFAKFKAALID; encoded by the coding sequence ATGAAACTCAAGCTTATCAAAGGGATGCGGCTCGTAGCGGCCACTCACAACCCCGGCAAGGTGCCCGAAATCGCGGCCCTGCTGGATGGAAATTACGAGATTGTCACGGCGGGAGAGCTGAATCTGCCCGAGCCGGACGAGACCGAGACCACTTTTGGCGGCAACGCCATGCTCAAGGCCCGGCACGCGGCCCGGCTGTCGGGCGAGGTTTCGCTGGCCGACGACTCGGGACTGTCCGTTCTGGCGCTGGACGGGGCGCCAAGCATTTTTTCCGCCCGCTGGGCCGGTCCGAGCAAGGATTTCGCCCTGGCCATGCGGAAGGTGGAAGAGCGGCTCGAGGAGATCGGGTCGACCGACCGGCGCGCCTGGTTCACCTCGGCCCTGGCGGTGGCCTGGCCCGATGGACCCTGTGTGGTCGTCGAGGGCGAAGTGCACGGCGAACTGACCTTCCCGCCCCGGGGCACGCGCGGCTTCGGCTATGACCCCATCTTCATCCCCGAGGGCTTCGATCAGACCTTCGGCGAGATGGAGCCGGCGGCCAAGGACGCCATGAGCCACCGCGCCCGCGCTTTCGCCAAGTTCAAGGCCGCCCTGATTGACTGA
- a CDS encoding DUF2975 domain-containing protein, which produces MRLPTLENLKGRLPAKGFRPRFALPLLRGPLRTLGPGSVASLLKIALDVAYVLLMLLTAGLLIAFVAAIFIPISNYNVTVTAHDGGLQQPLTQPLLLFGLGALTAWVGGFLLILRNLRLIFRTLTAGDPFRPENVRRLRAIGLTLATVTAGVWVAQGMVAAGLVPGQMDPQGFGELLTPIFSVLVVFVLAEVFREGARLRRESELTI; this is translated from the coding sequence ATGCGTCTTCCGACCCTCGAGAATCTGAAAGGTCGGCTTCCCGCGAAGGGCTTCAGGCCCCGGTTCGCCCTCCCTCTTCTTCGCGGCCCCCTGCGGACCCTCGGTCCCGGCTCGGTCGCCAGTCTTCTGAAGATCGCCCTCGACGTGGCCTATGTGCTGCTGATGCTGCTGACCGCCGGCCTGCTCATCGCCTTCGTCGCCGCCATCTTCATCCCCATCTCCAACTACAACGTCACCGTCACCGCCCATGACGGCGGGCTGCAACAGCCCCTGACCCAGCCGCTGCTGCTGTTCGGCCTCGGGGCCCTGACGGCCTGGGTCGGTGGTTTCCTGCTGATCCTGCGCAACCTGCGCCTCATCTTCCGCACCCTGACCGCGGGCGATCCCTTCCGGCCCGAGAATGTGCGCCGGCTGCGCGCCATCGGCCTGACCCTGGCCACGGTGACGGCGGGCGTCTGGGTCGCCCAGGGCATGGTCGCCGCCGGCCTCGTGCCCGGACAGATGGACCCGCAGGGGTTCGGTGAGCTATTGACCCCCATCTTCTCCGTCCTGGTCGTCTTCGTCCTCGCCGAGGTGTTCCGCGAGGGCGCCCGTCTGCGACGCGAGAGCGAACTGACGATCTGA
- a CDS encoding helix-turn-helix domain-containing protein codes for MAIRIQLDRILLERRMSLTELADRVGVTLANLSILKTGKARAIRFTTLDALCRELNCQPGDLLVHEPGPQEMGSDGDSDD; via the coding sequence ATGGCCATCCGCATTCAGCTCGACCGCATCCTGCTCGAACGGCGCATGTCGTTGACCGAGCTCGCCGACCGCGTGGGCGTGACCCTGGCCAATCTTTCGATTCTCAAGACCGGCAAGGCGCGGGCGATCCGCTTCACGACCCTGGACGCCCTGTGCCGCGAGCTGAACTGCCAGCCCGGCGATCTGCTGGTGCATGAGCCGGGGCCGCAGGAGATGGGCTCCGACGGCGATAGCGACGACTGA
- a CDS encoding Smr/MutS family protein, which produces MAKGPPEKPAADKASGDLTSEDRRIWARVSGSVTPPRARKAALVIPGGPLPADPPASLATATTPAKRPVAGKPTAKPPGKPASVPPVASHAPRGAPEELEPRRQRRLSRERDPIEDRIDLHGFGRFEAEDQLRAFLMGCQARGLKSVLVITGQGRRGGGIIRASVHEWLQSPGLRPIVSGFASAHRRHGGDGAIYVTLRKS; this is translated from the coding sequence GTGGCCAAGGGGCCTCCCGAAAAGCCTGCAGCGGACAAGGCTTCAGGGGATCTGACGTCCGAGGACCGCCGCATCTGGGCCCGGGTCTCGGGCTCGGTCACCCCGCCCAGGGCGCGCAAGGCCGCCCTCGTCATTCCCGGCGGTCCGCTCCCCGCCGATCCGCCCGCCAGCCTCGCCACGGCGACCACCCCGGCCAAACGCCCCGTCGCCGGCAAACCGACCGCAAAGCCCCCAGGCAAACCCGCCTCCGTTCCGCCCGTCGCCTCCCACGCCCCCCGCGGCGCGCCCGAGGAGCTGGAGCCCCGCCGTCAGCGCCGCCTGTCGCGCGAACGCGATCCGATCGAGGACCGCATCGACCTGCACGGCTTTGGCCGGTTCGAGGCCGAGGACCAGCTGCGGGCCTTCCTCATGGGCTGTCAGGCGCGCGGGCTGAAGTCGGTGCTGGTCATCACGGGCCAGGGCCGGCGCGGCGGCGGGATCATCCGCGCCTCGGTCCACGAATGGCTGCAGTCGCCGGGCTTGCGCCCCATTGTCTCCGGCTTCGCCTCGGCTCACCGTCGTCATGGTGGAGACGGCGCGATCTACGTCACGCTCAGGAAGAGCTGA
- a CDS encoding M13 family metallopeptidase: MKKLLLGAALGALLVPAASFAQTVDAGLFSAQGDEHECLDDSCATVALFQSGPTGSGYQGTVAPKYGTWGFDLAGRDTTVNPGDNFMEYANGTALKSLVIPSDRTSYGSFALLRELSDNRMKELVLGLAARTDLTPGTDEAKIADAYRAYMDEARIEALDAQPLQPYLAAIRAADNRDKMAVLMGGTQGRLGSSLFRTGITIDAKQPDRYVVAAGQGGIGLPNRDYYLDPRYADKKVKYQAYVERMLTMIGWDKPAENAAAIVALETSIAETHWTPIENRNRDKTYNEYTIAKLAEEAPGFPWQAYFDAAQLGTAPRLIVSQNTAMPKIAAIFAQTPVELLQAWEAFHTADDAAPRLSRRFADAQWEFRSRDLSGQPEQRSREKRGISFAEGSLGEAAGRLYVAEYFPAESKAKMEQLVSNIRSALSDRIANLTWMGAETKAAAQEKLSKITVKIGYPNKWRDYSGLEIRPDDLFGNAERTGIFQWNYQLARLNKPVDKAEWGMTPQTVNAYYNSSNNEIVFPAAILQPPFFDPDADPAVNYGGIGGVIGHEIGHGFDDQGSKSDGNGVLRDWWTPADKANFQALTTRLGAQYDAFEPLPGYHVQGGLTMGENIGDASGVAVGLEAYHISLNGQAAPVLDGTTGDQRFFYGWAQVWQSKMRDEAAKQQVATDPHSPAMFRVIGPLRNSDAWYEAFNVQPDAKYYLTPADRVHIW, translated from the coding sequence ATGAAGAAGCTTCTCCTCGGCGCCGCACTCGGCGCCCTGCTCGTGCCCGCCGCGTCCTTCGCCCAGACCGTCGACGCCGGCCTGTTCAGCGCCCAGGGCGACGAACATGAGTGCCTCGACGACAGCTGCGCCACGGTCGCCCTGTTCCAGTCGGGTCCGACCGGCTCGGGCTATCAGGGCACGGTGGCGCCCAAGTACGGGACCTGGGGCTTCGATCTCGCCGGCCGCGACACCACGGTGAATCCGGGCGACAACTTCATGGAATACGCCAACGGCACCGCGCTGAAGTCGCTGGTCATCCCGTCGGACCGCACCTCCTACGGCTCGTTCGCCCTGCTGCGCGAACTGTCGGACAACCGGATGAAGGAACTGGTCCTGGGTCTGGCGGCCCGCACCGACCTGACGCCGGGCACCGACGAGGCCAAGATCGCCGACGCCTACCGCGCCTATATGGACGAGGCCCGCATCGAGGCGCTCGACGCCCAGCCGCTGCAACCCTATCTGGCCGCCATCCGCGCTGCCGACAACCGTGACAAGATGGCCGTCCTGATGGGCGGCACCCAGGGCCGCCTCGGCAGCTCCCTCTTCCGCACCGGCATCACCATCGACGCCAAGCAGCCCGACCGCTACGTCGTCGCCGCCGGCCAGGGCGGCATCGGCCTGCCGAACCGCGACTACTATCTGGACCCGCGCTACGCCGACAAGAAGGTCAAATACCAGGCCTATGTCGAGCGCATGCTGACCATGATCGGCTGGGACAAGCCCGCCGAGAACGCGGCCGCCATCGTCGCCCTGGAAACCTCGATCGCCGAGACCCACTGGACGCCGATCGAGAACCGCAACCGCGACAAGACCTATAACGAATACACCATCGCCAAACTGGCCGAAGAGGCCCCGGGCTTCCCCTGGCAGGCCTATTTCGACGCCGCCCAGCTGGGTACGGCGCCGCGCCTGATCGTGTCGCAGAACACGGCCATGCCCAAGATCGCGGCCATCTTCGCCCAGACCCCGGTCGAGCTGCTGCAGGCGTGGGAAGCCTTCCACACCGCAGACGACGCCGCGCCGCGCCTGTCCAGGCGCTTCGCCGACGCCCAGTGGGAGTTCCGTTCGCGCGACCTGTCGGGCCAGCCCGAACAGCGCAGCCGCGAGAAGCGCGGCATCTCCTTCGCCGAGGGCTCCCTGGGCGAGGCCGCGGGCCGTCTGTACGTCGCCGAATATTTCCCGGCCGAGTCCAAGGCCAAGATGGAGCAGCTGGTCTCCAACATCCGTTCGGCCCTGTCCGACAGGATCGCCAACCTGACCTGGATGGGCGCCGAGACCAAGGCGGCGGCCCAGGAGAAGCTGTCGAAGATCACCGTCAAGATCGGCTATCCGAACAAGTGGCGTGACTATTCGGGCCTGGAAATCCGTCCGGACGATCTGTTCGGCAACGCCGAACGCACCGGCATCTTCCAGTGGAACTACCAGCTGGCCCGCCTGAACAAGCCCGTCGACAAGGCCGAATGGGGCATGACGCCCCAGACGGTGAACGCCTACTACAACTCGTCGAACAACGAGATCGTCTTCCCGGCCGCCATCCTGCAGCCGCCCTTCTTCGATCCGGACGCGGACCCGGCCGTCAACTACGGCGGCATCGGCGGCGTGATCGGTCACGAGATCGGCCACGGCTTCGATGACCAAGGCTCCAAATCCGACGGCAACGGCGTGCTGCGCGACTGGTGGACCCCGGCCGACAAGGCGAATTTCCAGGCCCTGACCACGCGTCTGGGCGCCCAGTACGACGCCTTCGAACCCCTGCCCGGCTACCATGTCCAGGGCGGGCTCACGATGGGCGAGAACATCGGCGACGCCTCGGGCGTGGCCGTGGGTCTGGAGGCCTATCACATCTCGCTCAACGGCCAGGCCGCCCCGGTTCTGGACGGCACCACCGGCGACCAGCGCTTCTTCTACGGCTGGGCCCAGGTGTGGCAGTCGAAGATGCGCGACGAAGCCGCCAAGCAGCAGGTCGCCACCGACCCGCACAGCCCGGCGATGTTCCGCGTCATCGGCCCGCTGCGCAACTCGGACGCCTGGTACGAGGCCTTCAACGTCCAGCCCGACGCCAAATACTATCTGACCCCGGCCGACCGGGTTCACATCTGGTAA
- a CDS encoding cation:proton antiporter domain-containing protein, whose protein sequence is MAGHGGGGEYKDLVVFLAAAGVVVPLFSRLRISPVLGFLAAGVVLGPHGLGQLTAALPWLSWFTISDPAQIAQLSELGVAFLLFMIGLELSWERLKAMRRLVFGFGLLQVLVCALVLGGGFLVLGQSLAAAAVLGMALALSSTAVVMPVMAENGRLKGATGRSTFAVLLAQDLAVAPILITASFLAAAAHPGGLLQPDQIGRTLFTLAPAALGLALIVVLGRVVLRPLFRSVTRIRKRSHGGQELFVALCLLVVVGTGVAAQAAGLSMSIGALIAGLLIAETEYRREVEINIEPFKGLLLGVFFVGVGIGLDLNVLAADPVFVFSLALAITAIKAIAIYGLARLWKLGARTAIETALVLGPAGEFAFVVLNTAMNEGLAPPAFTQAVLVSATLSMFTVPLMAWLGLKLARRLEPRDNEAPVVPAEALNPVVREGAVLIVGFGRVGRLVGEMLAEHKVPFIAVDADPAAVSEARREGFDIYYGDAGRAEMLTACGIDTARALVVTMDAPSKVDEVVIAARALRDDMTLIARARDDRHAARLYGLGVTDAVPETTEASLQLAENTLVDVGVPMGLVLASIHEKRDVFRAVFQAAIPEERRGRATRALRGSSVRKPLENKA, encoded by the coding sequence ATGGCGGGACACGGCGGCGGCGGCGAATACAAGGATCTGGTCGTCTTCCTGGCGGCGGCGGGCGTGGTGGTGCCCCTGTTCAGCCGGCTGAGGATCAGTCCGGTGCTGGGCTTCCTCGCCGCGGGCGTGGTCCTCGGTCCCCACGGCCTCGGCCAGCTGACTGCCGCCCTGCCCTGGCTGTCCTGGTTCACCATCAGCGATCCGGCCCAGATCGCCCAGCTCAGCGAGCTCGGCGTCGCCTTCCTTCTCTTTATGATCGGGCTGGAGCTGTCGTGGGAGCGGCTCAAGGCGATGCGCCGCCTCGTCTTCGGCTTCGGCCTGCTTCAGGTGCTGGTCTGCGCCCTGGTGCTGGGCGGCGGCTTCCTGGTTCTGGGCCAGTCCCTGGCCGCCGCCGCCGTGCTCGGCATGGCGCTGGCCCTGTCCTCGACCGCGGTGGTGATGCCGGTCATGGCCGAGAACGGGCGACTGAAGGGGGCCACCGGCCGGTCGACCTTCGCGGTCCTGCTGGCCCAGGACCTGGCCGTGGCGCCGATCCTGATCACCGCCTCGTTTCTCGCCGCCGCCGCCCATCCCGGCGGCCTGCTGCAGCCGGACCAGATCGGCCGCACCCTGTTCACCCTGGCCCCCGCCGCCCTCGGCCTCGCCCTGATCGTGGTTCTGGGCCGGGTCGTGCTCCGGCCTCTGTTCCGCTCGGTCACCCGTATCCGCAAACGGTCCCACGGGGGTCAGGAGCTGTTCGTCGCCCTGTGTCTGCTGGTCGTGGTCGGGACGGGGGTCGCGGCCCAGGCCGCCGGCCTTTCGATGAGCATCGGCGCCCTGATCGCCGGCCTGCTGATCGCAGAGACCGAGTACCGGCGCGAGGTCGAGATCAATATCGAGCCGTTCAAGGGCCTGCTGCTCGGCGTCTTCTTTGTCGGCGTCGGCATCGGGCTGGACCTCAATGTCCTAGCCGCCGATCCGGTCTTCGTCTTCAGCCTGGCCCTTGCCATTACGGCCATCAAGGCGATCGCCATCTACGGCCTGGCCCGCCTCTGGAAGCTGGGCGCCCGCACGGCCATCGAAACCGCCCTGGTTCTGGGCCCGGCGGGGGAGTTCGCCTTCGTGGTCCTGAACACCGCCATGAACGAGGGTCTGGCCCCGCCCGCCTTCACCCAGGCCGTGCTGGTCTCCGCCACCCTGTCGATGTTCACCGTGCCCCTGATGGCCTGGCTGGGGCTGAAGCTGGCCCGCAGGCTGGAGCCGCGTGACAACGAGGCCCCCGTGGTCCCGGCCGAGGCCCTGAACCCGGTGGTGCGAGAGGGCGCCGTCCTGATCGTCGGCTTCGGCCGGGTCGGGCGGCTGGTCGGCGAGATGCTGGCCGAACACAAGGTGCCCTTCATCGCCGTGGACGCCGATCCGGCCGCCGTCAGCGAGGCCCGACGCGAAGGTTTCGACATCTACTACGGCGACGCCGGCCGGGCCGAGATGCTGACCGCCTGCGGCATCGACACCGCCCGGGCCCTGGTCGTGACCATGGATGCGCCGTCCAAGGTGGACGAGGTGGTGATCGCCGCCCGGGCCCTGCGCGACGACATGACCCTGATCGCCCGGGCCCGCGACGACCGTCACGCCGCCCGCCTCTACGGCCTCGGCGTCACCGACGCTGTGCCCGAGACCACCGAGGCCAGTTTGCAGCTTGCCGAGAACACCCTGGTCGACGTCGGCGTGCCCATGGGGCTGGTCCTGGCCTCTATCCACGAAAAGCGCGACGTTTTCCGCGCGGTGTTTCAGGCGGCGATTCCGGAAGAGCGGCGCGGTCGGGCGACCCGGGCCCTGCGCGGTTCTAGCGTTCGGAAACCGCTGGAAAATAAAGCGTGA
- a CDS encoding TetR/AcrR family transcriptional regulator encodes MSQTAAIADAPSPDDVAGSEAPRMNRRQAAKVRTRQKVLDAARGLFAERGYEPATIRDIAKGAGMSTGAVFANFQDKAELFEAVLTEDMTKLADTVKAGAGEGSVKARLAAALTAGYHGSLDQLPLFQAIVARSWFQPLAAETRARAVTKQLLAVITQILRDGVGKGELSQDADVPLLTDLLWDAYLSNYRRAAYDSWTEEQLSAHVAKQIDVILAGALTR; translated from the coding sequence ATGTCCCAAACCGCCGCGATCGCCGACGCCCCTTCCCCCGATGACGTCGCCGGATCCGAAGCTCCCCGTATGAACCGCCGTCAGGCCGCCAAGGTGCGCACCCGTCAGAAGGTGCTGGACGCCGCTCGCGGCCTCTTTGCCGAGCGGGGCTATGAGCCCGCCACCATCCGCGACATCGCCAAGGGCGCGGGCATGTCCACGGGCGCCGTCTTCGCCAACTTCCAGGACAAGGCCGAGCTGTTCGAAGCCGTCCTGACCGAAGACATGACCAAACTGGCCGACACTGTGAAGGCCGGCGCCGGCGAGGGTTCGGTCAAGGCCCGTCTGGCCGCCGCCCTGACCGCCGGCTACCACGGCTCGCTGGACCAGCTGCCGCTGTTCCAGGCCATCGTCGCCCGTTCGTGGTTCCAGCCGCTGGCCGCCGAGACGCGCGCCCGCGCCGTGACCAAGCAACTGCTGGCCGTCATCACCCAGATTTTGCGTGACGGCGTCGGCAAGGGCGAGTTGTCGCAGGACGCCGACGTGCCGCTGCTGACCGACCTGCTGTGGGACGCCTATCTGTCGAACTACCGCCGCGCGGCCTACGACAGCTGGACCGAAGAGCAACTGTCGGCCCACGTCGCCAAACAGATCGACGTCATCCTCGCGGGCGCCCTGACGCGCTAG
- a CDS encoding aromatic ring-hydroxylating oxygenase subunit alpha — protein sequence MPSADSAPVSSNAPEAKAPPTAFGKGFVLDAWYFVALSRDVAKGSLKRYEIMGEPVLIGRTNAGAVYGMRDICPHRAAPLSAGRMVDKPGEGETIECPYHGWRFRPDGVCAAIPSLVEEQAFEANRIRVRSYPVVESQGLVFVFMRSDPRSEEAPDHAPPVFPGVVGGEAKLVEWMDFDSHIDHAVVGLMDPAHGPFVHQQWWWRSEHSMHEKAKAFEPREFGFAMVRHAPSSNSRAYKILGGAPATEISFRLPGYRWEHIQVGEKQVLALTCLTPVTETKTRITQIFWSDHWVFNIAKPFLRMGVVAFLKQDGGMVNLQNEGLRYDPALIWIDDADKQAKWYQQLKREWTKSRVEGRGFVNPVKAGVLRWKS from the coding sequence ATGCCCTCCGCCGACTCCGCTCCCGTCTCTTCCAACGCGCCTGAAGCCAAGGCCCCGCCGACGGCGTTCGGCAAGGGGTTCGTGCTGGACGCCTGGTATTTCGTGGCCCTGTCGCGCGACGTCGCGAAGGGATCGCTGAAGCGATACGAGATCATGGGCGAGCCGGTCCTGATCGGCCGGACCAATGCGGGCGCCGTCTATGGCATGCGCGACATCTGTCCGCACCGGGCCGCGCCGCTGTCGGCCGGGCGGATGGTCGACAAGCCCGGCGAGGGCGAGACCATCGAATGCCCCTATCACGGCTGGCGCTTCCGGCCCGACGGGGTCTGCGCCGCTATTCCGTCCCTGGTCGAGGAGCAGGCCTTCGAGGCGAACCGCATTCGCGTCCGGTCCTATCCGGTGGTCGAGAGCCAGGGACTGGTCTTCGTCTTCATGCGGTCCGATCCGCGCTCGGAAGAGGCCCCCGACCACGCGCCGCCGGTCTTCCCCGGCGTCGTCGGCGGCGAGGCGAAACTGGTCGAGTGGATGGATTTCGACAGCCATATCGACCACGCCGTCGTCGGCCTGATGGACCCCGCCCACGGGCCCTTCGTGCATCAGCAGTGGTGGTGGCGGTCCGAGCATTCGATGCATGAGAAGGCCAAGGCCTTCGAGCCGCGCGAGTTCGGTTTCGCCATGGTCCGTCACGCCCCGTCGTCGAACAGCCGGGCCTACAAGATCCTCGGCGGCGCCCCCGCGACCGAGATTAGTTTCCGCCTGCCCGGCTACCGCTGGGAGCATATCCAGGTGGGTGAGAAGCAGGTCCTGGCCCTGACCTGTCTGACGCCGGTGACGGAGACGAAGACCCGGATCACCCAGATTTTCTGGTCCGACCACTGGGTGTTCAACATCGCCAAGCCCTTCCTGAGGATGGGTGTCGTCGCCTTCCTGAAACAGGACGGCGGTATGGTGAACCTGCAGAACGAGGGGCTGCGCTACGACCCGGCCCTGATCTGGATCGACGACGCCGACAAACAGGCGAAATGGTACCAGCAGCTCAAGCGCGAATGGACGAAAAGCCGCGTGGAGGGACGCGGCTTCGTCAACCCGGTCAAGGCCGGGGTGCTGAGGTGGAAGAGCTGA
- a CDS encoding alpha/beta fold hydrolase, whose translation MNTQLLTGLVAAVGLMINFGAVGLAAAQDGHTGHTEHHRHADFASDRLHVRIDGEGGRDIILIPGLSSSPEVWDGTVEHLGSGWRVHRIHIQGFAGAPVEGNGTGPVAAPVAEEIARYITENHLDHPVVVGHSMGGTIGLMLAARHPDLVGKLMVVDMTPFMGAMFGPPGATAESIAATADMIGNGMASASPEQYQQQAAAAVTGMINTESKRAGPLQDTATSDQQVSAHAFRELIATDLRPELPKITAPTEVLYAKFNDPRMTPELTDGIYRASFANLSGAKLVRIDDSAHFIMLDQPEAFYSALDAFVAQ comes from the coding sequence ATGAATACCCAGCTGTTGACCGGACTGGTCGCCGCCGTCGGACTGATGATCAATTTCGGCGCGGTGGGCCTTGCCGCTGCGCAGGATGGTCACACCGGACACACCGAACATCACCGCCACGCCGACTTCGCCTCGGACCGGCTGCATGTGCGCATCGACGGCGAAGGCGGCCGCGACATCATCCTGATCCCGGGGCTTAGCTCCTCGCCCGAGGTCTGGGACGGCACGGTCGAACATCTGGGTTCCGGCTGGCGCGTTCACCGCATCCATATCCAGGGCTTCGCCGGGGCGCCGGTCGAGGGCAACGGGACGGGTCCGGTCGCGGCCCCGGTCGCCGAGGAGATCGCCCGCTACATCACCGAGAACCATCTGGACCATCCGGTGGTGGTCGGCCATTCCATGGGCGGGACCATCGGCCTGATGCTGGCCGCGCGCCATCCTGATCTGGTCGGCAAGCTGATGGTCGTCGACATGACGCCCTTCATGGGGGCGATGTTCGGCCCTCCGGGAGCCACGGCAGAGAGCATCGCCGCGACCGCCGACATGATCGGCAACGGCATGGCCTCGGCCTCGCCGGAGCAGTACCAGCAACAGGCCGCCGCCGCCGTCACCGGCATGATCAATACGGAATCGAAGCGCGCCGGGCCGCTGCAGGATACGGCGACCAGCGACCAGCAGGTCTCGGCCCATGCGTTCCGCGAGCTGATCGCCACCGACCTGCGTCCCGAACTGCCGAAGATCACCGCCCCGACCGAGGTCCTCTACGCCAAGTTCAACGACCCGCGCATGACGCCCGAGCTGACCGACGGCATCTACCGCGCCTCCTTCGCCAACCTGTCCGGTGCGAAACTGGTGCGCATCGACGACAGCGCCCACTTCATCATGCTGGACCAGCCCGAGGCCTTCTATTCGGCGCTGGACGCCTTCGTCGCCCAGTAA
- a CDS encoding class I SAM-dependent methyltransferase yields the protein MTHPSASRIVGLYSDKAEGWIADRGPRLVAGEPRGLSEIDWFERFMTALPPGGTVLDVGSGSGWPVAAALIERGFRVTGVEPSPGLRAHAAETLPAGEWLDGDMRTLDLGDRRFDGLLAWHSLFHLSPADQRIALPRILSHAADACVFMTSTGQKEGEVIGEWRGEPLYHGSLAAEEYRTIFAAHGFTPNPIDPAEQDEYGNRWVARRG from the coding sequence ATGACCCATCCCTCGGCCTCCCGCATCGTCGGCCTCTATTCCGACAAGGCCGAGGGCTGGATCGCCGACCGGGGGCCGAGGCTGGTCGCCGGCGAACCGCGGGGCCTGTCCGAGATCGACTGGTTCGAGCGGTTCATGACCGCCCTGCCGCCGGGCGGAACCGTGCTGGATGTCGGCTCGGGTTCGGGTTGGCCGGTGGCGGCGGCCCTGATCGAACGCGGCTTCCGGGTCACGGGGGTGGAGCCTTCTCCGGGCCTGCGGGCCCATGCGGCGGAGACTCTGCCGGCGGGCGAATGGCTGGACGGCGACATGCGGACCCTCGACCTCGGGGACCGCCGCTTCGACGGTCTTCTGGCCTGGCACAGCCTGTTCCACCTCAGCCCCGCCGACCAGAGGATCGCCCTGCCGCGCATCCTGTCCCACGCCGCTGACGCCTGCGTCTTCATGACCTCCACCGGCCAGAAGGAGGGTGAGGTCATCGGCGAATGGCGTGGCGAACCCCTCTATCACGGCAGTCTCGCGGCCGAGGAATACCGTACGATCTTCGCCGCCCACGGCTTCACCCCCAACCCGATCGATCCCGCCGAGCAGGACGAATACGGAAACCGGTGGGTGGCGCGGCGGGGGTGA